In Aedes albopictus strain Foshan chromosome 3, AalbF5, whole genome shotgun sequence, the following are encoded in one genomic region:
- the LOC109405803 gene encoding transmembrane protein 42 → MTQTKPYYAIVSGLCASSASFFGKLSSLGQQLAENFGNKELELLAQVLCIVIMVLLNACVWRFFVKALHTNGGTLVASLVSAATNYTVSALLGWLIFNERTSILWWIGTALVLSGLLLIVNDDESSRVKEEKKEH, encoded by the exons ATGACGCAAACTAAGCCATACTACGCGATTGTGTCCGGTTTATGTGCATCATCGGcgagtttcttcggaaaattgAGCTCACTCGGCCAGCAGTTGGCCGAAAATTTTGGCAACAAAGAG CTGGAATTGCTAGCACAAGTGCTCTGCATTGTCATAATGGTCCTCTTGAACGCCTGCGTGTGGCGATTCTTCGTGAAAGCCCTCCACACCAACGGCGGAACACTGGTGGCATCACTGGTCAGTGCTGCCACAAACTACACGGTATCG GCCCTTCTCGGATGGCTAATATTCAACGAGAGAACTTCCATCCTCTGGTGGATCGGAACGGCTTTGGTACTGAGCGGTCTGCTACTCATAGTGAACGATGACGAAAGCAGTCGGGTCAAGGAGGAAAAGAAAGAACACTAG
- the LOC109405799 gene encoding probable serine/threonine-protein kinase mps1, producing the protein MGPTKMTPEDQAFNITFVGEVKKHPCLFDSNSTEYKQAQVQDKAWSALSANVGESVDMCKKRWRNLRCCMTRYLKSVRDNIDNSSSLRRKPYYLYNHMQFVIPYLKMKDGETATAYESEDSVWIKNHNSAEDLMKSESEIVGGEEVAEEEEEEEEHEIESIDVQDEDHQQIKQSIIQSIKILPMNQETQAQETTTTYEIIEATPAKQPRIEAIHQVTPASSAQQSTHIIKSKDGSYKNFTYATVAQSHPSGTTMYTSTPTITGQYTLQQQQAPSSSSTSTSNLQRQQSQSSQQQQQQVNVTGATDADNNFFKSLIPDIQSMNMHQKRKLKIGILRLIDEILSTT; encoded by the exons ATGGGTCCCACCAAGATGACACCGGAGGACCAGGCCTTCAACATCACGTTCGTGGGCGAGGTGAAGAAGCATCCGTGTTTGTTCGACAGCAACAGCACCGAGTACAAGCAGGCCCAAGTCCAGGACAAGGCATGGAGCGCCCTTTCAGCCAATGTAGGAGAAAGCGTTGATATGTGCAAGAAGCGCTGGCGGAACTTGCGGTGTTGCATGACGCGGTACCTGAAGTCGGTGCGGGACAACATCGACAATTCGTCCAGCCTGCGGCGGAAGCCCTACTACCTGTACAATCACATGCAATTCGTTATTCCGTACTTGAAGATGAAAGACGGCGAAACGGCGACCGCGTACGAATCGGAAGATTCGGTCTGGATCAAGAATCACAACTCGGCGGAAGACTTGATGAAGTCGGAATCGGAGATTGTCGGTGGCGAGGAAGTGGCCGAAGAGGAGGAGGAAGAGGAAGAGCACGAAATTGAGTCCATAGATGTGCAGGATGAGGATCATCAGCAGATTAAGCAGAGCATTATCCAGTCGATCAAGATCCTGCCGATGAATCAGGAGACCCAGGCGCAGGAGACGACCACCACGTACGAAATCATCGAAGCGACGCCCGCCAAACAGCCGCGCATCGAAGCCATTCATCAG gttactccGGCGTCCAGCGCGCAGCAATCAACCCACATAATCAAATCCAAGGACGGCAGTTACAAGAACTTCACCTACGCAACGGTAGCCCAATCCCACCCGAGCGGTACCACCATGTACACCTCGACGCCCACAATTACGGGCCAGTATACGCTGCAGCAGCAACAAGCACCCAGCTCTAGTAGCACCAGTACCTCAAACCTGCAGCGCCAGCAAAGTCAATCctcccaacagcagcagcaacaagtcAACGTGACTGGGGCGACCGATGCGgacaataatttcttcaagagtctcaTTCCGGACATCCAGTCGATGAACATGCACCAAAAGCGCAAGCTCAAGATCGGCATTCTGCGGTTGATCGACGAGATCCTGAGTACCACGTAG